A genomic window from Brassica oleracea var. oleracea cultivar TO1000 chromosome C8, BOL, whole genome shotgun sequence includes:
- the LOC106310046 gene encoding cytochrome P450 78A9, protein MSLMSNALAHRCIAAAAEKFGAKRLMAFSLGDTRVIVTCNPDVAKEILNSPVFADRPVKESAYSLMFSRAIGFAPYGVYWRTLRKIASSHLFSPKQIKRSETQRRVIANQIVKCLEKQSSGNEGLCFARDLIKTASLNNMMCSVFGKEYELEHEHDEVNELRGLVEEGYDLLGTLNWTDHLPWLSEFDPQRIRSRCSNLVPKVNRFVNRIISDHRDQTRDSPSDFVDVLLSLDGQDKFSDPDMVAVLWEMIFRGTDTVAVLIEWILAMMVLHPDIQSMVHNELDQNVGRSRAVEESDVASLTYLTAVVKEVLRLHPPGPLLSWARLAITDTIIDGRRVPAGTTAMVNMWAIAHDPQVWENPLEFKPARFVAKEGEVEFSVLGSDLRLAPFGSGRRVCPGKNLGLSTVMYWIATLLHEFEWLAPTGEKTVDLSEKLRLSCEMANPLAVKLRGRRG, encoded by the exons ATGTCTCTCATGTCCAACGCTTTAGCTCACCGCTGCATAGCCGCAGCCGCGGAGAAATTCGGAGCCAAACGTTTAATGGCGTTTAGCTTGGGAGATACTCGCGTGATCGTCACGTGCAACCCTGATGTAGCTAAAGAGATTCTAAACAGTCCGGTTTTCGCTGACCGTCCGGTTAAGGAATCAGCGTATTCCCTTATGTTTAGCCGGGCTATCGGTTTCGCTCCTTACGGCGTTTACTGGCGAACGTTGAGGAAAATCGCGTCTAGTCATCTTTTCAGCCCGAAACAGATCAAACGCTCTGAAACGCAGAGACGTGTGATCGCGAATCAGATCGTGAAGTGTCTCGAGAAACAGAGCAGCGGCAACGAAGGACTCTGTTTTGCTCGTGACTTGATCAAAACGGCATCGCTTAATAACATGATGTGCTCTGTTTTCGGGAAAGAATACGAGCTTGAGCATGAACACGACGAAGTGAATGAGCTTCGTGGTTTGGTCGAAGAAGGTTATGATTTACTCGGAACACTTAACTGGACCGATCATCTCCCGTGGCTGTCGGAATTTGATCCTCAGAGAATCCGGTCTAGATGTTCTAATCTTGTACCTAAAGTAAACCGGTTCGTGAACCGGATTATCTCTGACCACCGTGATCAAACTCGTGACTCGCCTAGTGACTTCGTTGACGTATTGCTCTCTCTTGATGGTCAGGATAAGTTTTCCGACCCGGATATGGTCGCCGTTCTCTGG GAAATGATATTCAGAGGAACTGACACGGTGGCTGTCTTGATCGAATGGATTCTTGCTATGATGGTCCTTCATCCAGATATTCAGTCAATGGTTCACAACGAGCTTGATCAGAACGTGGGAAGATCAAGAGCCGTGGAAGAATCTGACGTGGCGTCTCTTACATATCTGACTGCTGTTGTGAAAGAAGTCTTGAGGCTTCACCCGCCAGGCCCACTTCTGTCGTGGGCCCGCTTAGCAATCACAGACACAATCATTGACGGCCGTCGTGTACCGGCAGGTACCACCGCAATGGTGAACATGTGGGCTATAGCACATGATCCACAAGTGTGGGAAAATCCTTTGGAGTTTAAACCTGCACGGTTTGTAGCAAAGGAAGGTGAGGTCGAGTTCTCGGTTCTTGGATCGGATCTGAGGCTAGCACCGTTCGGGTCGGGCCGTCGGGTCTGCCCTGGAAAGAATCTAGGGTTGAGCACCGTGATGTATTGGATCGCGACTCTCTTGCACGAGTTTGAGTGGCTTGCACCTACAGGTGAAAAGACTGTTGACTTGTCCGAGAAACTGAGGCTCTCGTGTGAGATGGCTAATCCTCTTGCTGTTAAACTGCGCGGTAGGCGCGGTTAA
- the LOC106312773 gene encoding uncharacterized protein LOC106312773 → MATTLHCLSTLHLLPRTTHHRPKTLNSLKPISKPQPRKTPELPSIPNALQLLKTSSLPLALTALPFLIDPQDAAAAGGQFGILEGRSFALIHPIVMGGLFVYTLYAGYLGWQWRRVRTIQSEINELKKQVKPTPVSPDGSTVVDSSSPPSATELEIRRLTEERKELVKGSYRDKHFDAGSVLLGFGVLESVFGGLNTYLRTGKLFPGPHLYAGAGITVLWAAAAALVPAMQKGNETARNLHIALNGLNVLLFIWQIPTGFDIVLKVFEFTKWP, encoded by the exons ATGGCGACCACACTTCATTGTCTCTCCACACTCCATCTTCTTCCTCGCACCACCCATCATCGTCCTAAGACTCTTAACTCTCTCAAACCAATCTCCAAACCACAACCTCGCAAGACCCCAGAACTACCCTCCATTCCCAACGCCCTCCAGCTCCTTAAAACATCTTCCCTCCCTCTCGCACTCACCGCATTGCCCTTTCTCATCGATCCACAGGATGCAGCAGCAGCTGGAGGACAGTTTGGGATCTTGGAAGGACGATCGTTCGCGTTGATACACCCAATAGTGATGGGAGGTTTGTTCGTATACACTCTATACGCTGGTTACTTAGGTTGGCAGTGGAGACGTGTACGTACCATCCAAAGCGAGATCAACGAGCTCAAGAAACAGGTTAAGCCAACTCCTGTTTCTCCCGATGGATCCACGGTCGTTGACTCTTCGTCGCCTCCTTCTGCCACGGAGCTTGAGATCCGACGGTTGACGGAAGAGAGGAAAGAGTTGGTCAAAGGGTCTTACAGAGACAAACACTTTGACGCAGGCTCCGTTTTGTTAGGGTTTGGTGTTTTGGAGTCTGTGTTTGGTGGACTTAATACTTATCTTCGTACCGGTAAACTCTTCCCCGGTCCTCATCTCTACGCTGGAGCAG GGATAACGGTGCTATGGGCTGCTGCTGCTGCTTTGGTGCCGGCCATGCAGAAAGGGAATGAGACGGCGAGGAATCTACACATTGCGTTGAACGGTCTCAATGTTCTTCTTTTCATTTGGCAAATCCCAACAGGTTTTGATATCGTCCTTAAGGTCTTTGAGTTCACCAAATGGCCTTAA
- the LOC106307963 gene encoding probable mitochondrial chaperone bcs1, translated as MGILRNSVIGIPVLVVVLFLVRVVLFKTGLIYTVKQWRRKIFDWFHVYQFYRVPEFNDNLQENQLYRRVYAYLNSLSSIENSDYTNLFAGRKSNEIILRLDRNQVIGDEFLGARVCWINGEDEDGSRSFVLKIRKADKRRILGSYLNHIHTVSEELEQRNKELKLFMNVAGNDEKIGRWRSIPFTHPCTFDNIAMEADLKEKVKSDLESFLKGKQFYNRLGRVWKRSYLLYGPSGTGKSSFVAAMASFLNYDVYDVDLSKVEDDSDLKMILLQTTCRSVIVIEDLDRFLSSKSTALSVSGVLNFTDGILSSCAADERIMVFTMTSKEQIDPAVLRPGRVDVHIHFPLCDFTAFKALASSYLGLKEHKLFPQVEGIFRDGASLSPAEIGELMIANRNSPSRALKSVINALQTDGDRRGTPATTTRLFHERASSEDYEGDTSGPLCGGGSSPAVKEFKKLYGLLRLKSNRKSQSFNLTRELRNGS; from the coding sequence ATGGGGATTCTCCGGAACTCGGTTATAGGGATACCGGTTTTGGTGGTGGTGTTGTTCTTGGTACGAGTTGTTTTGTTCAAAACCGGTTTGATTTACACGGTTAAGCAATGGCGGAGGAAGATCTTCGATTGGTTTCACGTTTACCAGTTCTACAGAGTCCCTGAGTTCAACGATAACTTGCAGGAGAATCAACTCTACCGTAGGGTTTACGCTTACTTGAATTCACTCAGCTCCATCGAGAATTCGGATTACACAAACCTCTTCGCTGGGAGAAAGTCAAACGAGATCATCCTCCGTCTCGATCGGAATCAGGTGATCGGAGACGAGTTTCTCGGCGCTAGAGTCTGTTGGATCAACGGAGAAGACGAAGACGGTTCGAGGAGTTTCGTTTTGAAGATCCGAAAAGCTGATAAACGGAGGATCCTCGGTTCGTATCTCAACCATATACACACAGTCTCCGAGGAGCTGGAACAGAGGAACAAGGAGTTGAAGCTGTTCATGAACGTCGCTGGGAACGATGAGAAGATCGGGAGATGGAGATCGATTCCGTTTACTCACCCTTGCACCTTCGATAACATCGCCATGGAGGCGGATCTGAAGGAGAAAGTGAAGTCCGATCTCGAATCGTTTCTCAAAGGGAAACAGTTTTACAATCGGCTAGGACGAGTCTGGAAACGGAGTTACCTTCTCTACGGACCTTCCGGCACCGGAAAATCAAGCTTCGTGGCGGCGATGGCTAGTTTTCTAAACTACGATGTGTACGATGTAGATCTATCCAAAGTAGAAGACGACTCGGATCTCAAGATGATTCTGTTACAAACCACGTGTCGATCCGTGATCGTCATCGAGGATCTAGACCGGTTCCTCTCGTCGAAATCAACGGCTCTGAGCGTTTCCGGTGTTTTGAATTTCACCGACGGGATCCTCAGCTCATGCGCCGCGGATGAACGGATCATGGTCTTCACCATGACGTCAAAGGAGCAGATCGACCCGGCGGTGCTCCGGCCGGGTCGGGTCGACGTTCACATCCATTTTCCGTTGTGTGATTTCACGGCGTTTAAGGCGTTGGCGAGTAGCTACTTGGGTTTGAAAGAGCACAAGCTCTTCCCCCAAGTGGAAGGCATATTCCGAGACGGTGCGTCTCTAAGCCCCGCCGAGATCGGAGAACTGATGATCGCCAACAGAAACTCGCCTAGTCGAGCGCTTAAATCGGTGATCAACGCGTTGCAAACGGACGGAGATCGGAGGGGAACTCCGGCGACTACGACGCGGTTGTTTCACGAAAGAGCGTCGTCGGAAGATTACGAAGGAGATACGAGTGGGCCTTTATGCGGCGGAGGAAGTTCGCCGGCGGTGAAGGAGTTCAAGAAGTTGTATGGACTATTGAGGTTGAAAAGCAACAGGAAATCTCAGTCGTTCAATCTGACTCGGGAGCTAAGGAACGGTTCGTGA
- the LOC106309226 gene encoding uncharacterized protein LOC106309226, with the protein MSNPSGRSWYRFSGVVRQTQNSSRDPSPPRNVIKLPRSPPAPPSPPPLPQPLSTSLRPPPKEVQEPKPSPVTSSRSIKHEPAKPRDEEEVTHQKSILSEKTNLVHGSNEEQQHESGDVIMGTQGVITISGDNKGAVMEIKRSPINTHGVGKGEDDRSNTSKKHNDNIGGNLPMDGFVNSNVQIVNGSVVYNSSETHHDPGVHLSLYWKPNSGNGFIVKDHGNGYNSSIN; encoded by the coding sequence ATGTCGAATCCATCGGGTCGTTCCTGGTACCGTTTCTCTGGCGTCGTCCGGCAAACACAAAACTCTTCACGCGACCCATCTCCTCCCCGCAACGTCATCAAACTACCACGATCTCCGCCTGCTCCGCCTTCACCTCCTCCGCTGCCTCAACCGCTGTCCACATCATTACGTCCACCACCAAAAGAAGTGCAAGAGCCTAAACCGAGTCCGGTTACATCTTCACGGTCTATAAAACACGAACCAGCTAAGCCTAGGGACGAGGAAGAGGTCACTCATCAGAAAAGCATTCTTTCGGAGAAAACAAACCTCGTCCACGGTTCAAACGAGGAGCAGCAACACGAGTCTGGTGACGTCATCATGGGTACACAAGGCGTCATAACCATTTCAGGTGATAACAAAGGAGCTGTGATGGAGATTAAACGGTCACCGATAAACACACATGGCGTCGGGAAAGGAGAGGATGATAGGTCAAATACCTCAAAGAAGCATAACGATAATATTGGTGGAAATCTACCGATGGATGGTTTTGTAAACAGTAACGTTCAGATAGTTAATGGCTCTGTCGTCTACAACTCCTCGGAGACTCATCATGATCCTGGCGTTCATCTTAGCCTCTACTGGAAACCTAACTCTGGCAATGGTTTTATTGTCAAAGACCATGGAAACGGCTACAACAGCTCAATCAACTAA